The Anas acuta chromosome 1, bAnaAcu1.1, whole genome shotgun sequence genome segment GGCTCACTATATGAAATGCTGTGTGGATGAAAGCTTTTACCCAAGGATAGGCCAAAAAGAGATGCCAagtgaaaaagaatgaaaggaaacGAGGGTAGGTGAAAGAAGGTAAAAGGAATTAACTTCTCACCCGCACAGCTCCAACCAACCGCAGGACGCAATTAAACTGGGTTTTGTGACCACAGAGTGTAAGCAGTAGGCTAAAGGTTGAGCCTACCTAGGAATAGGACAATTCAGATGTATACTTCTACTGTGTTTTTAATGATGCAGCTGTACATTAGTGATTAGCTAATTATGAGCTATCCAGCTGTTATTACTGATAATACAGGATGGCTTGTGTCCTGGAGCAGGGCTCTTCTGGCATTAATGTGAGTTCGTGCTGAGCTCCCACCTGCAAAAGCCAGGAAAGCCTTCCTACCTCATATTTTAACATCCAAAGCCTGGGCAAGGTTCGTGTCTCATGGACTGGCTACCTATTAGCATTTCATAACGTCTTATAACAATGTCATTATTGCGGCTCTTCTCCTTCTGTCAGGTTTCTGAAATCATACTAGTTagatctttctttccttcagtattCGCATTACTTTACTGACTTCTTTGTCTTATTGGATTTCCTAATTTAGATATTTGGTAAGGCTCCTTCAGAATGAGCTTTCCAAAATGCCTTGCTTTTTGCTGGAAGAGGTTCTCTGAAGTCTTTTGGTCCCGAGTTCACGCTGAGGGATTAACGGTGCTCTGGAGTTTCTTAGCAGGGCATTTGCCTCCATCCTGCTTTATACGTAGCGAACAGCGGTCACAGCTTAAAGGGGCTGTATACATCAGGAAGCTCTAATCCTCTCTAGAcggcagaaaggaaaagaggtcTGAAATTGCTGCAATTTCCTTTGGTTTCTGTTCTCTCTTCCCCACTGCATGCCAGCAGCCATTTTGGGACAGAGAAAGCCTCCATTATTCTAacttttaatactttatttACTTACTCATGGTCCGCTGGTTAAGTAATTACTGCTGAAATTAACTTAATTACTTAGTAAGTAATTAAATGCTTTTGATGCATAGACAGAAATTTTCCTTCATTAAGAAGTAACTTTGTGGCAATAAACTTTTTACCTTTGTCAAGTTGTTAGGAATAATTAGACCAACGTAACAGGTctgaaaaacactaaaaacaatGCAGCccccttttccattttaataacGGCATCTACAAACCTGATTAAGTGATAATGGAGGTATTAaccaaattatatttaaaaataaatagattaaataGAAGCTGTTTCAACTCAAAGGTTAACATTGTTCCAAGAAGTTACAGGCATCAATTTACAAGAACTTATAATGACAATAACTCCAGAACCACTATTAAGTACTGAATGTGCCACTCAATTTTAAGGAGACAAATTATTAGACCTTTCATTATTACTGTTTTAGAAATGAAAGGCCTAAACTCATTCCTGTTATTTACATGAAACACTCACTTTTGATTTTGCTACTCACAAGCTGCCCAGTGTATCTACCGAGCAGTAGGTCTGCCAGCACTCAGGCCCTCCAGTTCTGACCGAGTTCGTAAATAAATGAACCATTAAACAataattctgtaaaataaacaacacagGAGActacaaatgaaaattaaaatgcacattatCCTGTGATACATTTATGGAGACTGTGCTTTTACTGATATTAACTCCTATTCAAATGAAAGGGTTTAAAGATTAAGCCTGTGTACGGATGACTTCTTACAAGGGGGAAGTATGAAACAATCCTGCAGTGTTCCTGCTAGCCTTGGACAGACCTGTAATGCTGTCAAAGGCATTTTCAACAGCAACTGTGGTTCTCTACAGGGCAGTGAAAGGCAGCCAACAGGTACACTCCAACAATTCCTAAAATCCAATGAAATTACATAGGAAAGATGCAAATTACGGATTTATTTCCTCATGTTTTACAGCTACCTGTGCCAGGTCTGCAAATAAAGCCACTGTGGTAGCTACGGCACTCAGCATAACCTGAgacagtgttgtgtctgctttCAGGGTGAAACCACCAGCACGTCTTGTGAAGAGAAGGCAACTAACTAAACATAAAGGACGCCTGCACCTAGCTACCTGGAATCCACAGCACAGTAAGTGTGTTGTAACAGCACAAAAGCAAGCAGCAACCAGGAATCCACCACTTTGTTAGATCaacaaggtaaaaataaataggaacaTTAATGTGTGACTAGCGAAGACTGAAAATCTTGGGCTACAAATTTGTAGGGCTTAAATGAATATTGCCCAATTTAGGAATAACATTATCCTACACAAGTAATTGTCATGTTGCATTAGCTATTCTTTATGTCTCATTCAGGATAGCATTACTTTTAGTTATCATGTACTATAATAATGATGGTACTGAGTTATATGGGTATTACTTGTGTGGAGTGACTGAGATTTTTCAAAGGTTTGTAAGTAATTGTTGCCACTCCTCCTAAATGGAAACCATCTCATTTTAATGGCAGATGTGAcaaaacctcctttttttttaaaaaaaaaaaaaaaaaaaaaaaaaaaaaaaaaaaaaaaaaaaaaaaatacaagcaaaaataataataaaacggGTGTTCTTTTGAGAAGAGGTTTTAAGCAGGGGCAAAGGGCAGCAGCTGAAGGGGTGCCCCCATCCCATTTCCCTCTGAAGCGAGGAGAGGGAATTCCATCATCTGTTAACCACAACAGAAACACACTGGgtaattaataacaaaaaaaaaaatacacagcccTCAGAAAGATCACTCCTCCTAATCCTTGCCCACTCTCACTTTAAGATTCTTACCCATAGTTTCAAACAGCCCCAGTAGCATAAGAAAACTGGGGGCTTTTAACTGAAGGCAGGTGAGCACCTGAGCTGCTGAGCCCTGGAGAAGGCTGCctgcccacgggcagcagctggcacccTACACCTTATACCAAGCAGCTCAAGcccaaatttcttcttttcttgctaTGAGTTTTGCCCGCAGagttctttctgtctgtctgcgTGTAACAGGAACACTACCAGGTCACAAGCACACAAGCAACAAACCAAATGCTCTTAGCTATTTATCCTGTTACAAGAATTATGTTTAAATACCTCAATGCTATTTCTAATCCGTATTTAATAACATGGCAAGATGCCGGTTGAACATTCTACATTGAGACAAAAATCTTATATCCTTTTTAAATTCTTACAGGGAATTACTGCAACAAAAGAGCATTATATTCTCAAACACATTATAGGTCTGGGAAAAACAGATTAACTGGTATTTCAGTGACACATCCTGTTTTACACTTCACTGTAGGATACTTACCAACACAGCCCTGCTTTTTCAATCTAAATGcaaaacacatacatacatacaaagtATCTGTAATTTGTACTGTAagcaaataagtaaataaataagaaataatcaaaacaaataaGCTACTTTACGCAACTCGAGGAAGTAGGTGGATGAAGGCTTGATGGAAAGTgcttgagaaaataattttccgCTGGTGTTCCTAATTCTGATGCTTAAACCAGAGGTGAAGGTGAAATGAGGGATTTATTTAtgtgctgttttcttccccctcccctccctttttaacagtattttatattttggcccaagtagaaaaataattcaaatgacCAGGTAAAATATTACATAGAAATGCCAGTTCCTGTGGAAACTGGCAAAACTGGGTCccaaaagagcagcaaaacatTGGGCACCAGTAACAGCAAAAATGCAGGGGCTCCATCACAAGGACTAGACTCTGCTCCCTCCTTTCCCAGTAGAAACCCAAATTCAAAGCCTATCCTCATCCTGCTCTCCTTACCACCTCATTTCCATTCCCAGCCCTCTGGAAACTGTGAGAAACACAGCACTGCTAAtccaaatacagtttttaaatgtataCTGCATGCACCATACTGCAAAACAATCAGCCCCGGTACCTACAGCACCTTGCTCTGAGGGATGTCAGCGCACACCCCTACATTTTTAAGCCTTTAGGGCATATTCAGATCCTGTTCCAAGTTTCATCTGCCaccattttactttttcagctCAGATTCAGTAATagcttttaaaagtaatttcacagaattaattACCACATAAATGTCAATGATTCTCCAAGGCACAAAGGACAGCTTTTCTGCAACCTGAGTAAATGGTTAACTATTCCATTTTAGTAATTTAGTGATAAAGGACATGCATTTGCAACTCCAATCCTTCTGCCATTTACTTCATTTGTCACAATTATATTTCTAGTCTAAGTATTTAAATGTATGTTGAAATTTCAGcatatgaagaggaaaaaaagtggcAAGTATCACCTTTGCACCTCTGCCTGTGTCCTTTCACAATAATCACCTCTctaggaggggaaaaaaaggagaaaggtaaCTCTTCCTACAAAGCCAGCCCCCTCACTGGGGCAAACACCACTTCACGTATCTGCCTTGTGCAGAGCTGCTCGAAGAGCATCATCCCAAGGATGGGCTCCCGCAGCCTTTTCAGACAGCACACAGCACAAGCTGCCACTGCTTGGTTTGTGAAGCTAAGGATTTTTATTAGGGAATTAAAACAATTTCCCTCAGCGCCCGTGTTATTGAAAGCAACTGGAATGTAATCACTCCTCTTGCTCTGTCTTTTATCAGTAAATAATCAGACACTGCAAATGGAAATGCATACAACTCCTTATCACTGCGTGACATTTTATTATCTGGGCAAGAAAATAATCATGCAACCTTCACACGGCATTGACTTACACCCCACGGTCAGAGCCCAAGGAGCGAGCAAttccttgctttttaaaagaggCAGTAGGATCTGGTTTGGGTGAGAAACCAGGAAACTGAATGCAGTCAGTGATAGACCACGAGCAAGTCTGGTTGCTTCAGTTCCCCGTCTATAAAGTATACAATACTTCCTTTTCCTGCCTTACTCCCTGCTATTTCTGATGAGGAGGGTCtttcttctgcaaaaaaaagcatacaacCACCAATTCAAAGTGACTTTATCTGAGATAAACCTCCTAAAAAAAAGTGTAGCTGTATTAGTAATTTCCATTATCGCTTCCccttaaaaacatatatattttatttttgtaataaccTTAAATATACCCTTGCATGGATCCATACAATAAATAGCACAAGGCTGTAAGAAAGGCCAAAGCACCAAGCAGGCAGCAAGAGAAGTCCCAAGCACAGAGGCATGATAGCACATCAGGCAGTGATCACCTCGTTTCCAAAGAAGGGTGGAGCCATTCCACAGGATTTATGAGCCAAAGGCTCACTTTGACAATCAGGGACAAGCAAAACTTCCAGTTCTGTCCTGGTCCAGGAGGCAGGTAACATCAGCCTTACTATGATGGCAAAGCTCAGGGAGAAGAGGCATGGCTGGATCTTGGGCAGCAGGCTTACCTCATCACAaatttctgctgatttcagagAACAAGAAATACAGGATGGGCCTGTAGCCTGAATCAAGAAAAAGTGACCTCTGGCTAGCAAAAGGCTTAAGTGGCACACGATTTTAAAcctatattaaaagaaaacacacggTGAGGTGCTTTACTGATTCAGTGTactgagaataaataaaaatatgaaaagatcTAGAAATGTAACTTTGAAGGCATTTgcttttttcaagcttttttttaattattattttatttttttattttttttttacataaagcAAGCTTGCAAACAGCAGAGATCTGCAATTGCACTGAAAATAGAGGTTTACAGCTTGTACAATATTATGTGCACATAAAACTTCAGGATTtcaacacagacaaaaaaggGACTCTACGAAGTCTGGCTAGatcatactgaaaaaaaaaaaaaaggatgcaaaatCATAACTGTGATCTGCTGGACTGTGTTTTTGTAGAACAGGATTTGGTCTACAAGTTGTCAGACGTGACTGCTCCAGCCAGCATGTCTCGATGAGCACGGTGACAACAGGGATTTTGGTGTGGTCTTCCAGGCTATTCTAAAGTCAGCAGCTCCAACGTACCTTGTTTCTTTGCAGCAGCCTAAGCCCTACAAAGGTGACAACCCAAACTGccaaaaaggaaagcatgaGAAGTAACTATGAAAAGACTGAAGTAGGAGAGTGTGCATAGCtctttgggagaaaaaagatTGATAATATTGCCTTTTTAACAGAAGTCTCTGAAGCACAACTTTTACTGAAAGACTGCTGAACAAATACTCAGATCCCAGAAAAACAAGTGTAGGTGCACACAGGGTAGACACAGTAAATGAAACGAAGACTTGCGAAAGAAATTCATAATGTCGCGTCCTCTTAAGCTGCACCAGGGAACCCTGATTTGACACATTCCAGctgggaaatgaaaagaaaaaggtaactGAGAAAAGGCAAATGCCCCTGGGAAGCCAGCCAGTTTCGTGCTTTGTAAGACACTCCCGGAAACAGCACCGCCCCGCGTGTGTTACCAAGCACACCTGCTGACCTGCGCTGGTACTTGGTGTACTGCTGGATAGATTCAGTGTCAAAAATTGTCCTACAAACAGCAAACCAGCCAGCAACCAGGAAATTGGGACCGTTCTGGTTCGACTCAGTCTCGGCCAGCTCCAGCCAGATGCTGCTTTCGGCACAccgtgctcctgccctgctccaccACGCCGGCTTTCTTCTGAACCCCTTCTCCCTCTGGTTTTAGGATAGCTTTCCTTACTCCTCGGTTACAGAAGCTGACAGGTCCCATAGCCAGCTGTATCAAAAAGgatggtgggggggggaaacaacGTAAAAGCTCCTGCTTTCTGAGGAAGGTGCACAAGATGCGGCTTGGGAAGGATGAGAACTGAGCGAGGAGAAAGCAGTGGGTGTGCTCATCGGGGAAAATAGGGCATGGTTTTGACAGAAGGTGAAACACTAGTaggggtggggggaaagaaTGGAAGGAACAGCAGTCTGATTCGACTATTGCCCAAACTTCatcaaatttaatttgtttcccTGCTAATTCCCCAGCAATTTATCTTACTGTAGCATTTCACCAGTCCAATGCAGTCATTTTTGCAAGATCTGGGCAAAGGGCTCTTATCCCTTTGCTTGGATAAATATGCACTACCTCAGCTTCCCCCAAAACTTCATTTAATCCATAAATAAGGATGCAGCATAACTTCCCACATACACATCTTTACTTCCATCCTCCTGAGTCCATTTAAATCCTGACTTCCTACAACAAATCTGCATTAAGAAGgcagtattttcttttagatattttcattttgatacaGGATATCAGCCATTCTCCTTATAAACAATACCTATCTGACTTACAGACTCCTTACATTGATGagcaaaaaatcaaaatcttaaGTTCCTACTCAGTAATTATACTGTAACTGCTTACATCACGTACAGAACAGAGCCTACTGAATGGGCATAAaggctatgattttttttagggACCTGAGCTCCTGCTGTCTATGGACTTCTTGAGTTTTAGGACAGCCATTTTGTACtttaaattgaatttatatATGAGCTACAGCTCCACCACATCACAGAAAATGGGGTTGGTTCTTCCCTAGCACGTAACACACTGCCCCTCAAGTCGGATACGTCAACTGTGGTGTCTGGAGGCACGGATGGAGGCACTTGCTATTTCCTCTGTCTCCAGTCAAAGCAAGGCTTCTGGCACTTTAACTTTCTGGTTTATCAGAAATTTTGATAATTCAGCACATCTCTAAGCGTGTTTGACTGACCTGACATATCTCAAGGAATGGCACAAGGAAATTTGGTATCAGTGAAGTAACCTCACTCCCTGCTAGGGATAAAATAACtctctgaatgaaaataaatgactttGATTTAGAGACCAAGAATGTCACAAAAACTGGGTGAAGCTTATTACTTTTTGTTGGATAAAATCTATTGCCTTAGGCTCAGGGGCAGCTTTTACAACAAAAAATTTAACCCTGAAGctaaacaaaaactgttttggaAGAGTAATCTCAGAGAAGACCTTGTGCTCAAGCCGGCTTGTCTGGTTGCTTGTGCTCAGCACTTACAGCAAAATCAGTATCCCCAGAAATCTTTGGCACGATGAAATCTGTAGTTGTGATTCCAGTGTTTAAGTTGTCTGTCTgtgagaaaattttaaattgatTGGTAGATAAGCTTGCaggtttttggtggtggtggtttttgttcctttaatttagaaatagaCTCTTAAACCCTACATGGATTTTTAGATTgcttaaaaataactgaatattTCACTAAATTCAAATGGAAAGATAAATATATGTCATTTTTTGACAAATAAAGGGCTCTCACCATGgagtggggaaggggaagagaacaTACACATGCTTACTCTTAGAAGACCAGTGTCCTACCCAACCAGAAAGTATATCTGAATGCCCTTCGCAAACACTTGCCTTTGAAAGCCATCAAACATCCCTATCTAAAGGAAACACACGGTACGTGCTGTTTCATGGGAAAGTGGAAATCAAATAAGTACCTGGAGAAATGCTTCGATACGGTGTTACCCTTACAGCCAAGGAGTCTTTTGCTGTTCAGCTTCATTAAAGGCATGGTCTGGTTGCCTAAAGACAAACAAGTATCTGCTGTCTTTGGGGATGCCTTACAGTAGCCTGTCTGGCACCTAGCTGCTGGTCCAGAAAGACATCGTCTTCCACAAAGGCTGCTAACCCTGCTAAGTGCTCTGGTATGAGATCTCTGCATTGAACTGTCCAAGTTCAAACTAAACAGCAACACATAGCAACCCAAATCAGCTTAAAAGCACAGTTCCCAACACCCATTCTTGTGGAGCTGGCAGGAACTTTGCCACCCACCTCGCAGGGGGAGGCACGGGACAGCACAATCGTCACGATATTCAAACGTGCAGGCAAAATGGGAGCGAACCCatgcaaagcagcaggaagcaggcaAGGAAAAGGCCTCCACATTTGAAAGAACAAGCTCATGATCAGCAATGGTGCAAACGGGAAGCAAATGCTGTGACTAGTCATCTCACAGTCGGATCTGAAAAAGACCCGCTTACTTTCTGACAGTGATGCTTCCGTTTGTTACTCTCAAAGCTTTATCACTGAAAGCAGAGCAAGAAATTTAATGTCAGCCACATCTGGTATAATGCTCCCTAGCAGGGAAACTGAGGATCATTCAGTCACTATCACTTATattctttcctcatttttctcctaTTATGGGGCTTGCTTTTAACATTATTCTCTATTTGTGTTGTGCTATCACATGATGGCACAGACCTCCTATCTCAAGCACTGTGCGTGCAGGCACAGATAGCACACAGACAACATCTTGATCACTTACAAATAAGCCAAAACTCAGCAGGCAGACGAGCAGAAATAGCGACAACAAAGGAACTAGGACCATATTTAACTGGACAGACAACAATCCCGCTGTCTTGAACAGCCAAATCGCTGCCCAGTTCCTACGAGCAGAAAAATAGGGAGCAGAAGGGCGAAAGAGGTCAGTGGCACTTGCAAAGCAGAGGTGGGTGACAACACctcaaaagcattttgaagtaGCAGACAGTCATGTAACACTGATTTAATAAAGCATGAGCAGCGGGGTGGCAGGTGTATTAGAAACATGCATGTGAAGGGAAGCATTTCAGGCTGGAAATTaacatttgcattcattttggATCATCACCTCACTTCCTTAATTTTTGGGTTTTAGGAGTTGCTCAGGAAGGGGTATCATGCCTGTGGACCAACTGCTGTGGTCAGGTATAAGGACACAAgaatccccacatgcaaccaTTCATGCTGTCTCACTTTGGAAAccactttccttctttctcctgtcAAAATCCAGCAGCAGCTACTAAAGCATAACATTGTGCACATGCTCCTAAGACACTTCAAGCCAGTACAGAGAGCTTCCAGTCCTTTTATACCTCCTTTCCTTTGCCAAAAGACAGCGAGAGCACCTCCAGGTGAcagcaagagcagcaggaaTTCCCCCACAAAAGCATAAGAGAAAACTGCTTCCCAtttcccagcactgccagccctgCACATTTTGGTCAGCAGGGAGATGCTGAGCTCTCCCatagggtttgtttttttcttttttacccgTAGATGTAACTGGAAAAAGCTTGTGCTGATATCAAACTAAAAAAGTTTAGCTCCCAGGTGAGGTAAAATTTTCAAACTTTGTGACACTTTTCCACATTAGAAAAATATCAtcagaaaagcagctgcagtGTTCTCAAGGCATCCGTGAGTTACTAATGCTACATCAATCATGAAAATGCTCCTCTGGTTTTTGTTcattcacaaatatttataaaaaaacatCCTTAGTCCTAATTTTGGGGACTGCAGAGTCACAGCATTTACTCTTATCCTTATCAGAGCCTGCTCTCTAATTTTGGCCGTGTTCTCCATAAAGAGTGCACCCAGGTCCAGCAGCACACATGCAGCCATCGTGACTTTCACCCTCTGCCACGCGCCAGCATTCACTGATGGGCATGCGGGTACGAAACAGGCACAAGGGCGATACGCAGGCGAGCACAAAGTCACTTCAGCCAGGCTGAGCagtggcagctcctgctgcttgaCACACAAGCAcagagctcagcccctgctACTGCCCAGAAAGGCACCTGTATGCCACAGCATCCCAGCCTGGGCTCCAAGGGCTCGCCTAAACCAGGCAGCACATTCACCAACATCAACCATCACCGTTGCTCATTTTTCCAGTACACGAAAAtggcagaaattattttaaagaccatcacaatttatttatttttgctctatTTTCCTCTAACCCTGCCCAGACACAAGCAAATTGGACAACTGAAAGGGATGTAACGTTGCTGGGCACTTTATTGACCTTGTGAATCCCAAACTGTCCAGCCTGGGGGCAGAGGAGGCTCTCTCAATCCACCAAAACTGAGTTCCTTGTGCATCCTTTCCATTTAAACCTATAGAAACCTCAAGTAACTCAGCACAGGGCTCAGCAGGGGAATCTCTGGGGGAAGCCACCTTGCAGTCAGGTCTGTGCCAGTGGGATCGTGTGGTCCCACagcttgtggggctgggggtgagggcACCGTGACCAAGTGGGGAGCCTGGTCCTGTCCACACCAAAGCACAGGAGGAATGAGGGGTCGGAGGCAGGTGTATTTAGGGTGTTCATCACCAAATCGCCTTGCTCTGCCAGATTTAAATGCAGGAGCTGCCCGCGGGGTCCTGGTGAAGGGAAGGGTCACCAACCCGGCTGAGATgcaccccagcagccccccgcgCCCTACCTTGACGAAGAGGGAGATGTCGTGCTCCTGCttctcatcctcctcctcttcctcccgcTCCAGCGCTGCCGGTGAGCCCGTCccatcctcctcatcctccgCCCGGCCCCGCACCCCGTTCagccgcagccccgccgcctcctcgccgcctccccctgccccggggGCTTCGGCTCCTGTCCCAGCCTCCGGCCGGGGCTCGGCTCCGTCCTCGCCGTCCAGCCCCGCGCCCTCCGCCTCCCCGGGGCTCTCGGGAGCCTCCTCGGGCCCGGCCGGAGCCTCCCCGGGGCTCTCCCCCGACGGAGCCTCCTCCGCGGCCGCCTGGGGGCTCGCCCCCGACGGGGCTTCCTCCCGCTCCCCATCCTGGGGCTCCGGCCCTAGCGGGGCCTCGTCCCTCTCCTCCTCATCGGGGGCTCCCCCCTGCACCTCCTCTCCCAAATCTCTCCCCGCCGCTTCCTCCTCGGGCTCCgctcccccagcctcagcctcaGCCTCGGAGCCCGGCCCCGTCggggccgccgctgccgccTCTTCGGGGCCCgtgggcagcggggccgcctcctctgcctcctccgCTGCCCCCTCGGCCAGCACCGAGCCCTCCGCTCCCCCCCCGGGCAGCGCAGCACCGTCCCCGACGGGCTCCGGCTCCTCTGTCCCCGACGGCGACTGCTGCCCCTCGCCGGGGGTCTCCTCCCGTCCCCCGGGGGAGCCTCCCTCGGGGGGCTCCGCGCTCCCGGCCGGCTCCTGTCCCGCCCCGCCGTCGGGGGGGACACCCGGGGGTCCCGCGGGGGGCTCCGCAGCCCCTTCAGGAGGCAGCTCCGGCTTCCCCGCCGCCGCTGGGGCTTCCTcgccgccccctgcccccggGAGGTCGCTCCCCGACGGCTGTCCCGGGCTCTCCTCCAtggcaccgggaccgggaccgggactgGGACCGGGACGGTGCCGCCGAGCCTGGGAGCAGCgccgggcaccggggggggccgCGCCTGCGCTGCAGCCCCGGGGGCGGCCAGGGGGCGGCAGCCGCAGGTGTGTGCGCTCCTCCCCCGGCTTTcagccctgcccgccccgctGAAACGCTCcggggatgctggggggggacacggggcagcGCTGCTGGCCGCCGCCCCAAAGCCGCCCCGACCCCATCCCGGGGATGGAGCCCGCAGCTGGGGGGGCGGGCAGCTTGTCTGATGGAGCTACGTGAGCAGTGAGTGGCTCTCCCCAGTACCCAATCCCTGGACAACACCAGTCCGCTGGTTTTGTCCGTCACCTGCTCTGTGGctctaaatgcaaaataaaatgaggatTTCAAtggcagcaaaaataaaaataaatctttcagtgATAATTCCTGCCTCAGGAGTTGCTtactgctgcctgctctgcttaTGCCACGACTTCCATGTGCCAGCAAGAGAGACAAAATAGGAAGAGTCGGGACAGGGTAAAGAGGGACGAGGTGGGCATAGATCAGAGAAGAGGCAGCCAGGTGGCACTTTTGGAAATATGCCATGAAAATTAGCTCTGTCCCAGCAAAGTCCTGCAGCTTCAGATCCCTGTTGCCCTGTGCTCTATGCATCCAACACTTCCCCTCTCGATTACTCAACAATTACTTAACAATTAATCTCCCCCGCTTCACACTCCTTTACGCTGTCTTCAAGCTCTTTATGTCCCATCTGTTTCTAAACCAGGCCCCCAgctaataaatattatttcctcGGTTCAGCTCCAGCAAGGATTACTGCACACCTTCTTCGCTTAAAAGCTGAGTGCAGGTAATTAAATATCGCATATGTCAGACATTAGTGGACAGCACCAAGATCCCTTTACAGCCTGTTGGTGAACACGTTGCATCCCTGGGGGTTATCAATTAGGCTCTCCTTGCTTGATTATTGtcacttcctctccttcc includes the following:
- the CLIC6 gene encoding chloride intracellular channel protein 6 isoform X1, which produces MEESPGQPSGSDLPGAGGGEEAPAAAGKPELPPEGAAEPPAGPPGVPPDGGAGQEPAGSAEPPEGGSPGGREETPGEGQQSPSGTEEPEPVGDGAALPGGGAEGSVLAEGAAEEAEEAAPLPTGPEEAAAAAPTGPGSEAEAEAGGAEPEEEAAGRDLGEEVQGGAPDEEERDEAPLGPEPQDGEREEAPSGASPQAAAEEAPSGESPGEAPAGPEEAPESPGEAEGAGLDGEDGAEPRPEAGTGAEAPGAGGGGEEAAGLRLNGVRGRAEDEEDGTGSPAALEREEEEEDEKQEHDISLFVKAGSDGESIGNCPFSQRLFMILWLKGVIFNVTTVDLKRKPADLQNLAPGTNPPFMTFDGEVKTDVNKIEEFLEEKLAPPRYPKLAPKHPESNSAGNDVFAKFSAFIKNPRKDANENLEKSLLKALRKLDNYLNSPLPDEIDAYSTEEITVSSRKFLDGDELTLADCNLLPKLHIIKVVAKKYRNFDFPPEMTGISRYLNNAYARDEFTNTCPADQEIEYAYLDVAKRMK